CTAAATAACCAGGAAGAACCTGCTCAAGAAACCTAAACCATTTGCCTATGGAGGGGATAACATGGAAACGATAATGTCTATTATAAGTGCATTAATTATTATAACAATTGCTGTTTTAATTTATTTTGCTCCTGCTTTTGTAGCAGAATATAGAAATCATAAAAATGCTAGAGCAATTTCAGT
The Natranaerofaba carboxydovora genome window above contains:
- a CDS encoding superinfection immunity protein, with translation METIMSIISALIIITIAVLIYFAPAFVAEYRNHKNARAISVLNLFLGWTFVFWVLALVWAFLSNQEESTEET